The DNA window GAGGCCGTACAGCTTCTTATCGGCCTGCGCCCTGAGCGCCTGCACCGCCGGGCCTTTGCCTGTGTTAAGCATTCGCACCTGTATGAACGTCCGGTCGATGTTGCGGGCCATCTCGCCGCCGAGCGCGTCGATCTCGCGCACAAGGTGGCCTTTAGCCGGGCCGCCGATGGAAGGATTGCACGGCATCAGCGCTACATTGTCGAGGTTCAGAGTCAGCAGCAGTGTCCTGGAGCCCATCCGCGCCGCGGCCAGCGCCGCCTCGCACCCGGCATGTCCCGCTCCTATAACAATCACATCATACATATGTTATTACCTGTATCTTTTAATTGTATCACTATATGAATGTCCAGTCGATGCGTTGAACGTAAATATGGCACAGTATCGGATGAGGAATCATGAGCGAATGATTCCTTACTACGGCTGTCGCAGGTATCTCCATATCTCGGACATGCCCGGCCGTTTGCCGTACATGAGGAGGAAGGTGCGGAACACGCGTGAAGCCAGCCATATTGCCGCGACAATAGAAGCTATCATGATGAGCATGCTGACGGCTAGTTCCCACGCCGGAAGCGCGCCGATGCTTAGTTTCATTACGGCGGTTATAGGCGCGGTGATGGGGAAAATGGCCAAGATGGTGAAAATGACATGGTCCGGGTTTGTAAGCAACAATCCGATGAGCATCAGCGGCAGCACGGCCGGCAGCACAACGAACGTAGTCCATTGACTGCTCTCCCTGGCCGTGGAACCGAGCGAGCCTATGGCCGCGAACAATACGCCGAACAATATGTAGCCTAATATAAAATAGACGATACTTATCACTATGAGCTCGGGAGATATCTTTAACCCGGCCAACACGGGGATGTTCGCCGACGCGATGACGACAAATATCACCATGGTCATGAGCCAGACCAATATCTGCAGCAGCCCGGCGGCCCCGAGCCCCAGCACCTTGCCGGTCAGCAGTTGCCTTGCTGAAACGGAAGACAGAAGTATCTCGATAAGCCTGTTCTCCTTCTCTTCGGCAACCCCCTGCAGTAAATAGCCGGATGAAAAGAACAGGGACATGATAAAGAGCATGCCGAACACGTAAGGCATAACAAATGATGAAAGCTCATCCTCGGGCGGAAATATTTCCCCCGTATCCGGATTCAGCCTGAACGATTGCGTATAGAGCGGATCAGTCACCCTTGCAAGGATGGCCTCGCTCACGTTGGTGCCGATGAGGTTCGCTGTCAGGAACTCGTCGATAGACCTTAATGTTGCGTACGGGGGATCGATTTCCCTCTTTGTAGTGTATCTCTGGATGATACCGTTATCCAGGTAATCGGCGGGTATCACGATATATTCGCTGACATTGCCTTCGACTAATCCCCGTCTCGCTTCATCCTCCGTGATATATGACACGAAGTATGTCGTTTCCGTATTAGTATAATCGTCGAACAGGCCCGTATTATCCACGTAACCGATGTTCGGCTTCTCGGCGGGTGGCTTCTCGCCGGCCCACTGCGTGATGCCGTAGTATGCCAGCATGCCCAGCGTCGCCAGCAGAGGCAGGCTCAGTGTCAGAATGATATATGACAGCCTCTTTACGGCTGCGAGAAACTCGTGACTGGCGATTATCCTGATCTTGCTCACTGTCTGGCCACCTGGATAAAGATTTCGTTCAGGGACGGTGTGGAGACCTCAAACCTGTCGACCCTTATCGACTTTGCCATGAGCTGGCTCAATACCTGCTGCGCCGTCGTCTGTCCGTCCAGGAACAGCTCGACATATTTGCCGTGGTCCTTTTTCCCGCTTATGCCATCGATAGTTCCTATATCGCCTTCGCACTGCACGAAGACCGAGTTATTGCGGAAACGCCACTTTATTTCAGACAGGTCGCCGTACAGGACGACCCGGCCGCGGTTTATCATAAGCACCCTGTCGCACATCTCCTCCACTTCGTTCATCATGTGAGTGCTGAATATCACCGTCTTACCCTGCGTTTTAAGCTCCAGGATGATTTCCTTGAGCAGCATGCGGTTAACCGGGTCCAGCCCGGCGAAGGGCTCGTCGAGCACTATCAGGGAAGGGTCATGTGAGAGAGTGACCAGGAACTGGATTATCTGCCCCATGCCTCGGCTTAGCTCGCTGATCTTCTTGCCCTGGTGCATGGACATGTCAACTTCTTTCAAAAGCGCTTCGGCCCGCTCCCTTGCCGTGTTCGATGGAACAGCCTTGAGCCTGGACAGATAGACGAGATTATCGGAGACCTTCATCTTGCGATAGAGGCCGCGTTCTTCCGGCAGGTAGCCGATCCTGTTCTTAGCCTGCTCATCGAGCGGACGGCCGAATACGGATATCTCTCCCGAATCAGGCTTGATGATATCCATGAGCATTCGAATGGTAGTTGTCTTGCCCGCCCCGTTGGGCCCGACGAGGCCCAGCACCTCTCCTTTCGCCAGTGTGAACGAG is part of the Dehalococcoidia bacterium genome and encodes:
- a CDS encoding ABC transporter permease, with protein sequence MSKIRIIASHEFLAAVKRLSYIILTLSLPLLATLGMLAYYGITQWAGEKPPAEKPNIGYVDNTGLFDDYTNTETTYFVSYITEDEARRGLVEGNVSEYIVIPADYLDNGIIQRYTTKREIDPPYATLRSIDEFLTANLIGTNVSEAILARVTDPLYTQSFRLNPDTGEIFPPEDELSSFVMPYVFGMLFIMSLFFSSGYLLQGVAEEKENRLIEILLSSVSARQLLTGKVLGLGAAGLLQILVWLMTMVIFVVIASANIPVLAGLKISPELIVISIVYFILGYILFGVLFAAIGSLGSTARESSQWTTFVVLPAVLPLMLIGLLLTNPDHVIFTILAIFPITAPITAVMKLSIGALPAWELAVSMLIMIASIVAAIWLASRVFRTFLLMYGKRPGMSEIWRYLRQP
- a CDS encoding ATP-binding cassette domain-containing protein → MSDSLLFILLVVIIVTAMSLRTYLRRRRLKGDVGGKDDMSNTDAGRIDTPDAADAERVSSTAHRLKEARESASATAPRREETLAEISHVNKSYGGRPVVQDVSFTLAKGEVLGLVGPNGAGKTTTIRMLMDIIKPDSGEISVFGRPLDEQAKNRIGYLPEERGLYRKMKVSDNLVYLSRLKAVPSNTARERAEALLKEVDMSMHQGKKISELSRGMGQIIQFLVTLSHDPSLIVLDEPFAGLDPVNRMLLKEIILELKTQGKTVIFSTHMMNEVEEMCDRVLMINRGRVVLYGDLSEIKWRFRNNSVFVQCEGDIGTIDGISGKKDHGKYVELFLDGQTTAQQVLSQLMAKSIRVDRFEVSTPSLNEIFIQVARQ